The genomic region CGAGCAGCGCCCGGTCCACTCCGTAGCGGGCGATGAGCTCCGTCGCCTTGGCGGTGAAGGCCGCCGCCTCGGCGGCCGTGCAGGCCGGATCCTCGGCCTGGGCCAGCAGCTTGCGGACCTTGCTGAGCATGGCCTCGGACATGACACCAGAGCTATCACACCGGCCGGCGGACCGGTCGGGCTCAGTCCTCGCGGCTGCGGAGGGTGGCCACCGTCGAGCCGGCGAGCGTGAGCAGGCAGTCCGGCAGCAACCCGTCGGCGGCCGCCGCGCCGAACAGCGCCTCCCCGGTGTCCACGTCCCGGTTGGCGTACGCGCTGACGAACCGGGCGACCCAGCGGGTGTCGTAGCCCGCCTCGTCGATCCCGGGGAAGTCCAGCGCGCACGAGCCCGGCGGGCCCGCGTCGCCCACCATCGTGGCGGCGAGGCACCAGGCCACCCCGTACGCGCCGGCCAGACCGGACCGGTCGACGACCGCGTCGAACGCCCCCACCACGGCGTCGCCGTCTCCGGCCAGCGCGGAGCGGAGCACGGCGGTCGCGTCGTCGAGCATCTGCTGTGGTAGGTCGGTCACGCACCGCACAGTAGGCAGGCCGGTCAAGTGACGGTTGGCCACCCGCCGGCAAACTACTGTGCGTGACCACCCCCGCCGACCTGCGCAGTGTGCCGGCTCCACGGTCCCGCGCCGCGCGCCGGCACGCTAGTGTGCGCAGCGGACCTTCGCCGGAGGAAGGACGACGATGTTCGTATCACGCGGGTCGCGGGTGGCCGCACTGACCGCCTGCGCCACGTTCCTGCTCGCCACCAGCGCCTGCGGGACTGACGCCCCCGAGGAGGCGGCGACCCAACAGGCGCGCCTCTACGGGACCGACGGCAACATGCTCAACTCCTTCCCTGCGGAGTTGAAGGATCGCGCCGACCTCGTCGACGGCATGAAGGGCACCACCCCGCTCACGCCGCTGCCCGAGGACTTCAAGAGTCGGCTACGGTCCGTCGACCCGAAGCTGACCGACTACCTGTACTCCGCGGAGACGTACGACGCGATCGTGATCAGCGCGCTCGCGGCGCAGCTGGCCGGCAGCACGCAGCCGGCCGCGATCGCCCGGCAGATAGTCGGCGTGACGAACGGCGGCCAGCGCTGCGAGGATGTGGCCACCTGCCTGACACTGGCCCGGAACGGTCAGGACATCCAGTACCGCAGCGTCTCGCTGACCCGCGCCGGCTTCACCGATGCCGGTGAGCCCGCCACCGCGAGCTACGCCACGCTGCACTTCGACGGGCAGCAGATCAACGACGGCAAGACCGAGTTCGTGGGCGCCGGCGAGGAGTCGGCGGCGAGCATCAAGGCCCCGCCGAAGGGGAAGAAGCAGCGCGAGGGCGAGACGGACCGCGCCGACGGTTCGCCGCTGGTGATCGGTGGGCTGCTGCCGAAGACCGGTGAGCTGGCGATCGCGTACCCGCCGATGGCTGCCGGCGCCGAGCTGGCGATGCGGGAGATCAACGCGGCGGGCGGCGTGCTCGGCGATCCGGTGACCTGGGTCGAGGGCGACGACGGCACCAGCCCGACGGTGGCGAAGGCGACCGTGGGACGGCACATCGCGGCCGGCGTGCCCGTCATCATCGGCGCCGGCGGTTCGGGCATCTCCCTCGAGGTGCTGCCGGACGTGGTGAAGGCCGGCCGGATCCTGTTCTCCCCGTCCAACACGGACGACGGTCTGACCACGGTCGACGACAAGGGCCTCTACTTCCGTACCGCGCCGCCGGACAGCCTCCAGGGCCGCGCGCTGGCGGACGTGATCCTGCGGGACGGCTCGCAGCGGATCGCGATCGTCGCCCGGAAGGACTCCTACGGTGAGGGCCTCCAGGCCGTGGTCAAGAAGGAGCTGGAGCAGGCGGGCATCAGCGCCGACCGGGTGAAGCTGCTGACCTACCAGCCGCCGGAGGGCGAGGACGCCCCGCCGGTGGACTTCGCCGGCGGCGCCAAGGAGGTCAAGGACTTCGGCGCGGACGCCGTGCTGGTGATCGGCTTCGGCGAGTCGGCGCAGGTGATCCGGGCGCTGGCCGACGCCGGCGTCCAGATCCGCCACTGAGCGGGCGCGACAGAGCGGACCACGGAACGGCCGCACCGGGAGACCGGTGCGGCCGTTCTCGTGTCCCGAGGGACGGTTCAGCGGCTGCGCCGCCGGTCGAGGAACTCCGTCATCCGCCGGCGCTTCTCCTCGTCCTCGAAGAGCACCGCCTGGCTCACCAGGTCGACGTGGGGATGGGCGGCCGCCGGCGCGTCGACGGCGAGCTTGGTGAGCCGCAGCGCCAGCGCCGAGCCCTTGGCCATCTCGTCGAGCAGCCCGTGGGCGGTGGGCAGCAGCTCGGCCGGCTCGGCCACCACCCGGTTCACCAGCCCGATCCGCAGCGCCTCCGCGGCGTCCACCCGCCGGCCGGTGAAGAGCAGCTCCTTGGCCCGGGCCTCGCCGATCAGCGCGGGCAGCCGATGGGTCGCGCCGGCGCCGGCCAGGATGCCCAACCGCACCTCCGGCTGGCCGAAGACCGCACGCTCCGTGCACACCCGCAGATCGCAGGCGTACGCCAGCTCCGCGCCGCCGCCCAGCGCCGGGCCGTCCACGGCCGCCACGCTCGGCATCGGCAGCGCCCGGATCCGGGCGAAGGCGGCCGAGTTGATCGCCGCCAGGGCGTCCAGCCGGCCCCGCTCGCGCAGCTGCGCGATGTCCGCACCGCCGGCGAAGATGTCGTCCGTGCCGCCGGTGAGCAGCAGCAGCCGGGGCCGGGCCTCCAGCTCGGCGCAGACCGCGTGCAGCTCGGCGATCAGGTCGGCGTCGATGGCGTTGCGCTTCTTCGGCCGGTCCAGGGTGACGACCAGCCGGTCCGGGTGCTCCTCGATCCGCAGTCCGCTCATGCGCGCACTCCGCCGGTCCAGGTGTAGAAGCCCTGCCCGGACTTCTTGCCGAGCCGGCCGGCGGCCACCATCTCCGCCAGCAGCGGCGGCGGCGCGAAGCGGTCCCCGTACGCGGCCTGGAGGGTGCGGGCGATGTCGAGCCGGACGTCGAGCCCGACCAGGTCGGTCAGCTCCAGCGGCCCGATCGGGTGCCGATAGCCGAGCACCATCGCCTTGTCGATGTCGGCGGGGCTGGCCACCCCGTCGGCCACCATCCGGATCGCCTCCAGCCCGAGCGTGACGCCGAGCCGCGAGGTGGCGAAGCCGGGCATGTCGCGGACGACGACGGGGTCCTTGCCCAGCCGGCCCGCGAGCGCGACGGCCGCCGCGGTGGTCTCCTCGGCGGTGGCCGGGCCGACCACGATCTCGAGCAGCGCCATCGCCCAGACCGGGTTGAAGAAGTGCAGCCCGAGGAAGCGCTCCGGCTGACTCAGCCCGGCCGCCAGCTCGGCGATGGCGATGCTGGAGGTGTTGCTGCCCAGCAGGGCGGGGCTCAGCGCCTCGGCGTCGCGCAGCACCGCCCGCTTGAGGTCGAGCCGCTCCGGCACCGCCTCGACCACCACGTCCGGCTGGTCGGCGACCTCGGCGAGGGCGCCGCGCACCGTCACCCGGGCCCGGTTCTCGGCGGCCTGGTCGGCGCTCAGCTTGCCGCGTGCCACCCCCCGGTCCCACAGCTCGCCGAGCCGCGCCACGGCCGCGGCGCCTCGATCGCGGTCGACCTCCACCAGTTCGACGGCGTGACCCGCACCCGCCGCCACGTACGCGATGCCGAGCCCCATCGTGCCGGCCCCGACCACGACGAACCGATCGTTCACCACGCCTCCCCGCTGCGCCCGGCGGCGGCGCGGGGGTCACCCGCGGCCGACGGTCCGCTCCACTCGCTCATGCTGCGACCATATGGTCCGCGACGGCGGCGCCATGCGTGGGGTCGCGGCGGATCGGGTACAGACGGCGGTCAACCGAGGGAAGGACCAGTCGACATGAGCCAGGCACCGGAGGGCGTCGCGGGCGCGGAGAGCACCGAGACGGTGGAGACCCGCGGGGACGATCGGGTCGAGCTGCTGCGCGCGGACACCAACAACGACGGCCAGACCGACGTCTGGGTGGTGGACACCGACGGCGACGGCAAGGCCGACCTGTTCCAGTTTGACACCGACCACGACGGCAAGGTGGACGTCACCATGGTCGACCTCGACGAGGACGGCACGCCGGACGAGGTCGTCGACGGCGACGGCGGCCTCCCGCCCGAGCAGTTGCCCCCGACCGTCCAGGTCTGACCGACCCGGCCCCCGTCGCCGCTTCCCGGCGCGGGGGCCGCG from Micromonospora sp. WMMD812 harbors:
- a CDS encoding ABC transporter substrate-binding protein; amino-acid sequence: MFVSRGSRVAALTACATFLLATSACGTDAPEEAATQQARLYGTDGNMLNSFPAELKDRADLVDGMKGTTPLTPLPEDFKSRLRSVDPKLTDYLYSAETYDAIVISALAAQLAGSTQPAAIARQIVGVTNGGQRCEDVATCLTLARNGQDIQYRSVSLTRAGFTDAGEPATASYATLHFDGQQINDGKTEFVGAGEESAASIKAPPKGKKQREGETDRADGSPLVIGGLLPKTGELAIAYPPMAAGAELAMREINAAGGVLGDPVTWVEGDDGTSPTVAKATVGRHIAAGVPVIIGAGGSGISLEVLPDVVKAGRILFSPSNTDDGLTTVDDKGLYFRTAPPDSLQGRALADVILRDGSQRIAIVARKDSYGEGLQAVVKKELEQAGISADRVKLLTYQPPEGEDAPPVDFAGGAKEVKDFGADAVLVIGFGESAQVIRALADAGVQIRH
- a CDS encoding enoyl-CoA hydratase/isomerase family protein; this encodes MSGLRIEEHPDRLVVTLDRPKKRNAIDADLIAELHAVCAELEARPRLLLLTGGTDDIFAGGADIAQLRERGRLDALAAINSAAFARIRALPMPSVAAVDGPALGGGAELAYACDLRVCTERAVFGQPEVRLGILAGAGATHRLPALIGEARAKELLFTGRRVDAAEALRIGLVNRVVAEPAELLPTAHGLLDEMAKGSALALRLTKLAVDAPAAAHPHVDLVSQAVLFEDEEKRRRMTEFLDRRRSR
- a CDS encoding 3-hydroxyacyl-CoA dehydrogenase family protein; translation: MNDRFVVVGAGTMGLGIAYVAAGAGHAVELVEVDRDRGAAAVARLGELWDRGVARGKLSADQAAENRARVTVRGALAEVADQPDVVVEAVPERLDLKRAVLRDAEALSPALLGSNTSSIAIAELAAGLSQPERFLGLHFFNPVWAMALLEIVVGPATAEETTAAAVALAGRLGKDPVVVRDMPGFATSRLGVTLGLEAIRMVADGVASPADIDKAMVLGYRHPIGPLELTDLVGLDVRLDIARTLQAAYGDRFAPPPLLAEMVAAGRLGKKSGQGFYTWTGGVRA